The following are from one region of the Blastocatellia bacterium genome:
- a CDS encoding protein kinase — protein MTGQQILNYKMGKKLGEGGQGQVYEAEDIKLRRKVAIKFLPSELVADEKSRKRFLREAQLASALDHPNICTIYEINEFEGMHFIVMQYLEGKRLKQMVRGNPLEIEFAISIALQLADALAAAHEKGVIHRDVKATNIMVNDRGQAKILDFGLAKATTNIGDHAVRDLTQQGVPFGTAGYMSPEQARGLNIDSRTDVFSLGVVIYEMVTGKLPFLGKSSVEIMHAVLHNEPVPVMQIVPDLPLRLQQIIEKAMAKEVNQRYQSIRELFNDLKALERELGKTGKYYEPTQLVSPRHKKSSWLKDGMMSWLYKRFRTSRESTIPSQPTPTPSGIGASNTPPIPTNRSTIDELPPLFDTSPPSQIRTNDVKTSGTEKRRTVAIMPFKNLSGNPETDFYSFSLADSVITELASLKSLVVRPSSYIARYQNQEIDPQQVGKELAVDAVLISTYLKAGNRFRVTPQLVDIANNEILWSDKIDVDYEDIITIQDKISHHIVRGLCINISDAEKGTLFKASTTNAEAYELYLRGRSSYYKFISQTLGKEDIDVAIDLFQKAISIDEGFALAHSGLGNCYVDYVLKGIGGASYYELAEEEFNRALELDSRLVEPQLGMVYVSLLKGRKARAREQIKVLLRTASNDSKVHETAADIFRLDGLYKPAMHEYGQMLRMNPNDIVMVSYNRARVFLYQHLFSDAVGELESCLAIEPGHGFTRMFLGQVYYHMGEVDQAIDLLNDVLDKNPAMYGMRPLLAACYVSRGETDKARALITPQVIDAASADQDVSYWLASVYALEGSKDKALKWLRKAIELGNENYPWFTKDRNWGNLRKDTDYNQIIDDLRKRWEELKTEFQE, from the coding sequence ATGACTGGTCAACAAATCTTAAATTACAAGATGGGCAAAAAACTAGGCGAAGGTGGGCAAGGGCAAGTTTACGAAGCTGAAGATATAAAGCTACGCCGCAAAGTTGCAATTAAATTTCTTCCCTCCGAACTGGTTGCCGATGAAAAATCCCGCAAACGTTTCTTAAGAGAAGCACAACTGGCTTCTGCCTTGGATCACCCAAATATATGTACTATTTATGAAATTAATGAGTTTGAAGGCATGCATTTTATTGTAATGCAATACCTAGAAGGCAAACGACTAAAACAAATGGTACGAGGTAATCCTTTAGAAATAGAATTTGCTATTTCTATTGCTTTACAACTAGCTGATGCTTTAGCTGCTGCACATGAAAAAGGGGTTATCCATCGAGATGTTAAAGCTACAAATATTATGGTCAATGACCGGGGTCAGGCAAAAATCCTAGATTTTGGTTTAGCTAAAGCTACTACTAATATTGGAGATCATGCAGTAAGAGATTTAACACAACAAGGAGTTCCATTTGGCACTGCTGGTTATATGTCTCCAGAACAAGCTAGAGGGCTTAATATTGATAGCCGTACAGATGTATTTTCTTTAGGTGTAGTTATCTATGAAATGGTGACAGGTAAGTTGCCATTTTTAGGCAAAAGTAGTGTAGAGATAATGCATGCTGTATTACATAATGAGCCTGTGCCAGTAATGCAAATAGTTCCTGACTTACCATTACGCTTACAGCAAATTATTGAAAAAGCAATGGCTAAGGAAGTTAATCAACGTTATCAATCAATCAGAGAACTTTTTAATGACCTTAAAGCACTAGAACGAGAACTAGGTAAAACAGGAAAATATTATGAACCCACACAATTAGTTAGTCCAAGACATAAAAAGAGTTCTTGGTTAAAAGATGGGATGATGAGTTGGTTATATAAACGTTTTCGTACTTCACGCGAATCAACTATTCCTTCTCAACCTACTCCGACACCTTCAGGTATAGGGGCAAGCAATACGCCTCCAATTCCTACAAATCGTTCTACAATTGATGAACTGCCACCACTTTTTGATACTAGCCCACCATCACAGATTAGGACTAATGATGTAAAAACTAGTGGTACAGAAAAACGTCGTACAGTAGCAATAATGCCTTTTAAGAATTTAAGCGGCAATCCAGAAACAGACTTTTATAGTTTTTCTTTAGCTGATAGCGTTATCACAGAACTAGCTTCCTTAAAATCTTTAGTTGTCCGTCCTTCTAGTTATATTGCTCGTTATCAAAATCAAGAAATAGACCCACAACAAGTAGGAAAAGAATTAGCAGTTGATGCAGTGCTAATCAGCACCTACTTAAAGGCTGGAAATAGATTTCGGGTAACTCCACAACTTGTTGATATTGCTAATAATGAAATTTTATGGAGTGACAAGATTGATGTTGATTATGAAGACATCATTACAATTCAAGATAAAATTTCTCATCACATAGTCCGAGGTTTATGTATAAATATTAGTGATGCAGAAAAAGGAACTCTATTTAAGGCTAGTACTACAAATGCAGAAGCCTATGAGCTTTACTTAAGAGGTCGTAGTAGTTACTATAAATTTATTTCTCAAACCTTAGGTAAAGAAGATATTGATGTAGCAATAGATTTGTTCCAAAAAGCTATTTCTATTGATGAAGGTTTTGCGCTAGCTCACTCTGGACTAGGAAATTGTTATGTTGATTATGTATTAAAAGGTATTGGTGGGGCTAGTTACTATGAACTTGCAGAAGAAGAGTTTAATAGGGCTTTAGAACTAGATTCTCGTCTAGTTGAACCACAACTAGGAATGGTTTATGTCTCATTACTTAAAGGACGTAAAGCCCGCGCACGTGAACAAATTAAAGTTTTGCTACGAACTGCTAGTAATGATTCTAAAGTCCATGAAACAGCAGCCGACATTTTCCGGTTAGATGGACTTTATAAACCAGCAATGCATGAATATGGACAAATGTTAAGAATGAACCCTAATGATATTGTTATGGTTAGTTATAACCGTGCTAGGGTATTTCTTTATCAGCATTTGTTTTCTGATGCTGTTGGAGAGTTAGAGTCTTGTTTAGCCATAGAACCAGGTCATGGATTTACTAGAATGTTTTTAGGCCAGGTTTATTATCATATGGGTGAAGTAGATCAAGCCATTGATTTACTTAATGATGTGCTAGATAAAAATCCTGCAATGTATGGTATGAGGCCGCTTCTAGCTGCATGTTATGTTTCTCGTGGTGAAACTGATAAGGCTAGAGCCTTAATTACTCCTCAAGTTATTGATGCTGCCTCGGCTGATCAAGATGTATCTTATTGGCTGGCTTCGGTTTATGCTTTAGAAGGTTCAAAAGATAAAGCATTAAAATGGTTAAGAAAAGCTATTGAATTAGGTAATGAAAACTATCCTTGGTTTACTAAAGATCGTAATTGGGGAAACTTACGTAAAGATACAGATTATAATCAAATTATAGATGATTTACGTAAGCGGTGGGAAGAGCTAAAAACAGAATTTCAAGAGTAG
- a CDS encoding metallophosphoesterase yields the protein MRTYVIGDIHGRLSQFKALVNSLDYDPLKDRIILLGDLIDRGEDSPGVVNYAIELQEQSPNFICLRGNHEQMLLDLIEYGDLLWLVPENGGSITIAQYGCKYIEETSTLSLQIPVAHLEFFSSTQPYFEDENAYYVHAGIAVGKHPGDCDEDTLRWKRDPMFFRRYNGKPCFLVILQLVIYQLMDVSHMIFISVVQP from the coding sequence ATGAGAACCTACGTAATCGGTGATATTCACGGCAGATTAAGCCAATTTAAAGCTTTAGTTAATAGTTTAGATTATGATCCATTAAAAGATAGAATAATTTTATTAGGAGACTTAATTGATCGTGGAGAAGATTCTCCTGGAGTTGTTAACTATGCCATAGAATTACAGGAACAAAGCCCAAATTTTATTTGTTTACGAGGCAATCATGAACAAATGCTTTTGGATTTAATTGAATATGGGGATTTACTTTGGCTAGTACCAGAAAATGGAGGTTCAATTACAATTGCCCAATATGGTTGTAAATATATTGAAGAAACCTCAACACTTAGCCTGCAAATTCCTGTTGCCCACCTAGAGTTTTTTAGTTCCACTCAGCCATATTTTGAAGATGAAAATGCCTATTATGTACATGCTGGAATTGCTGTTGGTAAACATCCTGGTGATTGTGATGAAGATACTTTAAGATGGAAACGAGACCCAATGTTTTTCCGACGTTATAATGGGAAACCTTGCTTTTTGGTCATACTCCAACTCGTTATTTACCAGCTAATGGACGTAAGCCACATGATATTTATATCTGTGGTTCAGCCGTAG
- a CDS encoding FHA domain-containing protein: MASNNSQILSSIEKYITDTVRQNNCLNFDDIDPVLLVQHLANDLVTKRFIWLGNETYVPSKLLGVLPIPDADKLEELEVMFNSNKFVTLLNAYISQSGFKMFGVLKIEIKFGSHESTRDGKFAMEFCWPGAEEAVEDVTVKLDESQGRILEVYNLKPEIPRLARLSLISGEVYRDNYLITKRITNIGRLRNVVDRETGNLIRRNDFVFARNTDDSSPNNSVSRQHATIKFQSEKFYVYDNGSANGTAIERAGLEPIDVLPGNPLGIQLEHYDIVRFGTALVRFEDNAKIGVTIDRDAVQPQAESEGPVETQTTIKLTREQIEAEMRKLLDSE, encoded by the coding sequence ATGGCTAGCAATAATAGTCAAATTTTGTCCTCTATTGAAAAATATATTACTGATACTGTACGCCAGAATAATTGCTTAAATTTTGATGATATAGATCCTGTTTTACTTGTACAGCATTTAGCTAATGATTTAGTTACAAAACGTTTTATTTGGTTAGGTAATGAGACTTATGTTCCAAGTAAATTGCTAGGCGTTTTGCCAATACCAGATGCAGATAAACTCGAAGAATTAGAAGTAATGTTTAACTCTAACAAATTTGTTACATTGTTAAATGCGTATATTTCTCAATCAGGATTTAAGATGTTTGGAGTGCTAAAAATAGAAATAAAGTTTGGTTCTCATGAAAGTACTAGAGATGGAAAATTTGCTATGGAATTTTGTTGGCCAGGTGCTGAAGAAGCTGTTGAAGATGTAACTGTTAAACTAGATGAAAGCCAAGGCCGAATATTAGAAGTCTATAACCTTAAACCAGAAATACCTCGTCTAGCTCGTTTGTCTTTAATTAGTGGTGAAGTTTATCGAGATAATTACTTAATTACTAAACGAATTACTAATATAGGTAGATTACGTAATGTTGTAGATAGAGAGACAGGAAATTTAATTAGACGAAATGATTTTGTGTTTGCACGTAATACAGATGATAGTTCTCCAAATAATTCTGTTTCTCGTCAACATGCTACTATTAAATTTCAATCAGAAAAATTTTATGTTTATGATAATGGAAGTGCTAATGGTACTGCAATTGAACGGGCTGGACTTGAGCCAATAGATGTACTTCCAGGAAACCCTCTAGGCATACAATTAGAACATTATGATATTGTTCGTTTTGGAACTGCCTTAGTACGATTTGAAGATAATGCAAAAATTGGAGTTACTATTGATAGGGATGCTGTACAACCACAAGCTGAAAGCGAAGGGCCAGTAGAAACACAAACAACTATTAAGTTGACTAGAGAACAAATTGAAGCAGAAATGCGCAAACTACTTGATTCTGAATAG
- a CDS encoding TonB family protein — MARRSIRLENISVSAPCKADWNKMLGNDQVRFCQECKLNVYNLSGMSSKQAEDVIRAKEGNLCVRFYRRADGTVLTQNCPVGLKAIKQKVARTATAIISATIAFFTGLGGWYNLQPNLELESPSSEQLLILGGTTVPLSPSENKQADKPQGEMLMGVIVDTSVPPPPVDNTNDELVNEVPSLVHRSEGIIRNNAIKRVNPVYPALAKTAHVSGDVVLNIVIDESGKVENTYVVSGHPLLQKTAMDAAQKWQFRPTLLEHTPVKVQGKLTFRFVL, encoded by the coding sequence ATGGCACGACGAAGTATCCGACTAGAAAATATTAGTGTATCTGCACCTTGTAAGGCTGACTGGAATAAAATGTTAGGTAATGACCAAGTAAGATTTTGCCAAGAATGTAAACTTAATGTTTATAATCTTTCTGGAATGTCTAGCAAGCAAGCAGAAGATGTTATTCGAGCTAAGGAGGGTAATTTGTGTGTGCGGTTTTATCGTCGTGCTGATGGAACAGTGCTAACTCAAAATTGCCCTGTAGGATTAAAAGCTATAAAACAAAAGGTTGCTCGCACTGCTACAGCTATTATTTCAGCTACAATAGCTTTTTTTACTGGTTTAGGTGGTTGGTATAACTTGCAGCCAAATTTAGAACTAGAAAGTCCTTCTTCAGAACAACTTCTTATTCTAGGAGGCACAACAGTTCCACTCTCACCTTCAGAAAATAAGCAAGCTGATAAGCCTCAAGGAGAAATGCTAATGGGGGTTATAGTTGACACTTCTGTTCCACCACCTCCTGTAGATAATACTAATGATGAATTAGTTAATGAAGTCCCTAGTCTTGTACATCGTAGCGAAGGCATTATCAGAAATAATGCTATTAAGAGAGTTAATCCAGTATATCCAGCTTTAGCAAAAACAGCGCATGTTTCAGGTGATGTAGTTTTGAATATTGTTATTGATGAATCTGGAAAAGTTGAAAATACTTATGTAGTGTCAGGACATCCATTATTACAAAAGACTGCTATGGATGCTGCGCAAAAATGGCAGTTTAGACCAACTTTACTTGAACATACTCCTGTAAAAGTTCAGGGTAAATTAACCTTCAGATTTGTTTTATAA
- a CDS encoding PAS domain-containing sensor histidine kinase, protein MKHLGAAIEQTDDSILITNGCGHIEYTNPSFENLTNWEFEEVKGLHFLSLLAPCSGAAKIEALNQAIEFKQVWRGVCVLLRKDGSTYQAEMTVSPVRNEKNDLLNFVVVGRDVTEKSRLESMAEAVNAMDNVGYIFSGIRHELGNPINSIKTALTVLRADIDALPAARVAEFIDRTLIEVGRVEYLLRSLKTFSMHENPNIQSTSLVAFFEKFLSLIKNDFIKQGIFINYFIEIPIANCLVDQRALHQILINLITNAADALKEQSEPMINIVVYPSGSQIEIKVKDNGCGMSDKQIANLFKPFYTSKPHGTGLGLVIVKRMITKMNGTISIKSLLGIGTEVTLSLEASLSD, encoded by the coding sequence ATGAAACACTTAGGTGCAGCTATAGAACAAACTGATGATTCAATATTAATTACAAATGGATGTGGGCATATAGAATATACAAATCCCTCATTTGAAAACTTAACTAATTGGGAATTTGAAGAGGTAAAAGGGCTACATTTTCTTTCCTTATTAGCTCCTTGTTCTGGAGCAGCAAAAATTGAAGCTCTAAACCAAGCTATTGAATTTAAGCAAGTTTGGCGTGGAGTTTGTGTTTTGCTTCGCAAAGATGGTTCAACCTATCAGGCTGAGATGACTGTTTCACCTGTACGCAATGAAAAAAACGATTTATTAAACTTTGTTGTTGTTGGCCGTGATGTTACAGAAAAATCTAGACTTGAATCTATGGCTGAAGCGGTAAATGCAATGGATAATGTTGGTTATATTTTTTCTGGAATTAGACATGAATTAGGTAATCCTATTAATTCCATTAAAACTGCTTTAACTGTTCTTAGAGCGGATATAGATGCTTTACCTGCGGCGCGAGTTGCTGAATTTATTGATAGAACTCTTATAGAAGTTGGCAGAGTTGAGTATTTACTAAGGTCATTAAAGACTTTTAGTATGCATGAAAATCCAAATATCCAAAGTACATCGCTTGTAGCCTTTTTTGAAAAATTCTTATCTCTAATCAAAAATGATTTTATAAAACAAGGGATCTTTATTAATTATTTTATTGAAATACCCATTGCAAATTGCCTAGTAGACCAAAGAGCCTTACATCAAATACTTATTAATTTAATAACTAATGCAGCAGATGCTCTAAAAGAACAGTCTGAGCCTATGATTAATATTGTTGTTTACCCATCTGGCTCTCAGATTGAAATAAAAGTTAAAGATAATGGTTGTGGTATGAGTGATAAGCAAATAGCGAATTTATTTAAACCTTTTTATACTTCAAAACCGCATGGAACAGGTCTAGGGCTTGTTATTGTTAAAAGAATGATAACAAAAATGAATGGAACTATAAGTATAAAAAGTTTATTGGGGATAGGAACTGAAGTAACATTATCTTTGGAGGCTTCATTAAGTGACTAA
- a CDS encoding sigma-54-dependent Fis family transcriptional regulator, with product MTKNLVKAKLLILDDDQLFCDTLKLFFRQDPISISSAHSIKQAQELCLENKYDVVLLDNNLPDGNGLDLLPSLFKVNENTKIILITAYPNLDNAIAAIKVGVYDYVSKPIQLEELRVVVQRATRIKELEQVEQIQNYKDNFESENSILVGGSLVFDEIRQMIKKASNNLAPVLITGETGTGKNILAKAIHFGRAEKTNAFISVNCAALPENLIEAELFGVEKGAFTGAIQTRKGAFEIADGGTLFLDEIGEMPFSLQSKLLTVLEDNKIKKIGGEIARKVNVRIIAATNANPEQAIARGQLRKDIFYRLSVIHIHLPPLRERKDDIEDLCNFFIRKLAPGRNVSLEESEIEILKNYLWPGNVRELKNLIERSLILQEGDCIYPSSLLFNNKKSVRKNKIIQKTDSETLKLEEIERQHILKVFELEEKNYSRTAETLGISFSTLKRKLTLYGIRIPVQNEHLAK from the coding sequence GTGACTAAAAATCTTGTAAAAGCAAAGTTACTTATTTTAGATGATGATCAACTATTTTGTGATACCTTGAAATTGTTTTTTCGACAAGATCCAATATCTATTTCATCTGCCCATTCTATTAAACAGGCCCAAGAACTTTGTTTAGAAAATAAGTACGACGTTGTACTACTTGATAATAACCTTCCTGATGGTAATGGACTAGATCTTTTACCTAGTCTTTTTAAGGTCAATGAAAACACTAAAATTATTCTTATTACAGCTTATCCTAACTTAGATAATGCAATCGCTGCTATAAAGGTGGGAGTATATGATTATGTTTCTAAACCTATTCAACTTGAAGAATTGCGTGTTGTTGTTCAAAGAGCAACAAGAATAAAAGAACTTGAGCAGGTAGAACAAATACAAAACTATAAAGATAACTTTGAAAGTGAAAATAGTATTTTAGTAGGCGGTTCTTTGGTTTTTGATGAGATTAGGCAAATGATAAAAAAGGCTTCAAATAATCTTGCTCCTGTTTTAATAACTGGTGAAACAGGAACAGGAAAAAATATTCTTGCTAAAGCAATTCATTTTGGAAGAGCAGAAAAAACAAATGCTTTTATTAGTGTAAATTGCGCAGCATTACCAGAAAATCTTATAGAAGCAGAACTTTTTGGTGTTGAAAAAGGGGCATTTACTGGGGCCATTCAAACACGTAAAGGTGCTTTTGAAATAGCGGATGGAGGCACTCTTTTTCTTGATGAAATAGGAGAAATGCCATTTTCCTTACAATCAAAACTTTTAACTGTTTTAGAAGATAACAAAATAAAGAAAATAGGTGGAGAAATAGCAAGAAAAGTAAATGTAAGAATTATTGCTGCAACTAATGCTAATCCTGAACAAGCTATTGCTAGAGGACAATTACGTAAAGATATATTTTATCGTTTAAGTGTTATACATATACATTTGCCTCCTCTTAGAGAAAGAAAAGATGATATAGAAGACTTATGTAATTTTTTTATTAGGAAACTTGCTCCAGGACGTAATGTAAGTTTAGAAGAATCGGAAATAGAAATCCTAAAAAATTATTTATGGCCAGGAAATGTAAGAGAGCTAAAAAACTTAATAGAACGTTCTTTAATTCTTCAAGAAGGCGACTGTATTTATCCATCTTCTCTACTATTTAATAATAAAAAATCAGTGCGAAAAAATAAAATAATACAAAAAACAGATTCAGAAACCTTAAAACTTGAAGAAATAGAACGTCAACATATTCTTAAGGTGTTTGAGCTAGAAGAAAAAAACTATTCTCGAACAGCAGAAACCCTTGGAATATCTTTTTCAACTCTAAAAAGAAAATTAACCTTATATGGAATCCGCATACCTGTTCAAAATGAACACCTAGCAAAATAG
- a CDS encoding response regulator — protein MITVLIVDDEALFLASLVEGLSKYSNEFQVKTASNGLDALSILDSYNIDLVITDLKMPTMDGFQLIAEMMETYPLIPVVVMTAFGTSTMEDQLSQFGILGFLEKPIDLYGLTEKIRSYRAIAIKGHIQGITLFSFLQLVEIEQKTLSLKILSEQKEGYLFFVEGKLIHARYEIYQGEEAACKIVCWENVEIEIIEKFKKVKPTIQNSLTNLLMEAARLKDEADRQAENFEEKDLIFLEDSQISTENYSKSISELTLISENTIGKEINMAGNINQTLSEFMQIDGAMAMALVDSKSGMALGTIGSGINLELAAAGNSEVIRAKMKVMANLGLKDKIEDILISLGSQYHLIRPLSNHPHLFIYMVLNRAQSNLALARHKLAEGEKQLEV, from the coding sequence ATGATTACTGTCTTAATAGTAGATGATGAAGCATTATTCTTAGCTAGTTTAGTGGAGGGTCTTTCAAAATACTCAAATGAGTTTCAAGTAAAAACAGCATCAAATGGGCTAGATGCCTTATCAATCCTTGATAGCTATAACATTGATTTAGTAATAACAGACCTAAAAATGCCAACAATGGATGGCTTTCAATTAATAGCAGAAATGATGGAAACCTATCCGCTAATTCCAGTTGTTGTAATGACAGCTTTTGGCACTAGTACAATGGAAGATCAGCTTTCTCAATTTGGAATTCTAGGCTTTCTTGAAAAGCCTATAGATCTTTATGGGCTTACAGAGAAAATACGAAGTTATCGAGCTATTGCAATAAAAGGTCATATTCAAGGAATAACACTTTTTAGCTTTCTTCAACTTGTTGAAATAGAACAAAAAACACTTTCATTAAAAATCTTATCTGAACAAAAAGAAGGATATCTTTTTTTTGTAGAAGGAAAGCTTATACATGCTCGGTATGAAATTTATCAAGGAGAAGAAGCCGCTTGTAAAATAGTTTGTTGGGAAAATGTTGAAATAGAAATAATAGAAAAATTTAAAAAGGTAAAACCTACAATCCAAAATTCTCTTACCAATCTTTTGATGGAAGCAGCTAGGTTAAAAGATGAAGCAGATAGGCAAGCAGAAAATTTTGAAGAAAAAGATTTAATTTTTTTGGAAGATTCTCAAATTAGTACAGAAAATTACTCTAAGAGTATCAGCGAATTAACTTTAATATCCGAAAACACAATAGGAAAGGAAATAAACATGGCAGGCAATATTAATCAAACTCTCAGCGAATTTATGCAAATAGATGGAGCAATGGCAATGGCTCTGGTTGACTCTAAAAGTGGAATGGCTCTTGGAACAATAGGTAGTGGTATAAATCTTGAACTTGCAGCAGCAGGTAATAGTGAAGTAATTCGGGCTAAAATGAAAGTTATGGCAAATTTAGGTCTAAAAGATAAAATTGAAGATATTTTGATTAGTTTAGGAAGCCAATATCATCTTATTAGACCGCTATCAAACCACCCACATCTATTTATTTATATGGTACTTAATAGAGCGCAATCAAACCTTGCTCTTGCACGTCATAAGCTAGCAGAAGGTGAAAAACAACTTGAAGTTTAA
- a CDS encoding alpha/beta fold hydrolase, translating into MQITSSVAISKIISLFFILSTILLLGNIALAQPAEKTIAGNWLGTLEINAIKLRLGLKIVAKDDGSFTATFDSIDQGAKDLAIDKITYQEGAVNFEAKQFGITFTGKLENGEIVGEFKQGQGKFPLTFKRQDAPVTLNRPQHPKTPYPYEEQEVSYENKKDAIKLAGTLSLPKASKAPFAAVILITGSGPQNRDEEIFGHKPFLVLSDYLTRQGIAVLRVDDRGVGGSSKNVATETSENYAEDVLAGVEFLKTHKSINPKQIGLIGHSEGGIIAPMVATKSTDIAFIVLLAGPGLTGSEIIKLQGALIAKAGGASDQAIASSQELQEISFQILKAEKDDVIAKKKLVEESKKFYAKFSKEEKQALGIPADITDAQIESSLGRFVSSWFRFFLEYDPRPTLKNVKCPVLAVNGEKDLQVPYQENLSEIEKALKEAKNKDFQIKSFPNLNHLFQTAKTGSPTEYGSIEETFAPVALKEVGDWILARVSVNK; encoded by the coding sequence ATGCAAATAACTAGTTCAGTAGCAATATCTAAGATTATTTCATTATTCTTTATATTATCTACAATATTGCTTTTAGGTAATATAGCTTTAGCACAGCCAGCAGAGAAAACGATTGCGGGTAATTGGTTAGGCACATTAGAGATAAATGCTATTAAGCTGCGATTAGGGCTAAAGATTGTAGCTAAAGATGATGGAAGTTTTACAGCAACTTTTGACAGTATTGATCAAGGAGCAAAAGATCTAGCAATAGATAAAATTACTTATCAAGAAGGAGCAGTAAATTTTGAAGCCAAGCAATTTGGTATTACTTTTACTGGAAAGTTAGAAAATGGCGAAATTGTGGGAGAATTTAAGCAAGGCCAAGGTAAATTCCCACTTACTTTTAAGCGTCAAGACGCGCCAGTTACACTAAATCGCCCTCAACACCCTAAAACACCTTATCCTTATGAGGAACAAGAAGTTAGCTATGAAAACAAAAAAGATGCAATCAAGCTAGCAGGAACACTTAGCTTACCAAAAGCAAGTAAAGCTCCTTTTGCGGCAGTAATTTTAATTACTGGTTCAGGCCCTCAAAATCGGGACGAAGAAATTTTTGGACATAAGCCCTTTTTAGTTTTATCTGATTATTTAACTCGTCAAGGAATTGCAGTATTAAGGGTTGATGACAGGGGTGTTGGAGGTTCATCCAAGAATGTTGCTACAGAAACTAGCGAAAATTATGCTGAAGATGTTTTAGCTGGTGTTGAATTTTTGAAGACTCATAAAAGTATAAACCCAAAACAAATAGGTCTAATTGGTCATAGTGAAGGCGGCATTATTGCTCCAATGGTAGCAACTAAGTCAACAGATATTGCTTTTATAGTTTTGCTAGCTGGCCCTGGTTTAACAGGTAGTGAGATTATCAAACTTCAAGGTGCATTAATTGCTAAAGCAGGTGGAGCAAGCGATCAGGCCATTGCAAGTAGTCAAGAGTTACAAGAAATTTCTTTTCAAATCTTAAAAGCAGAAAAAGATGATGTTATAGCTAAAAAGAAACTAGTAGAAGAATCTAAGAAATTTTATGCTAAATTTAGCAAAGAAGAAAAACAAGCTCTTGGTATTCCAGCAGATATAACTGATGCGCAAATAGAGTCTAGTCTTGGGCGTTTTGTTTCTAGTTGGTTTCGTTTCTTTTTAGAATATGACCCTAGACCAACATTAAAAAACGTTAAATGTCCTGTTTTAGCTGTTAATGGAGAGAAAGATTTACAAGTTCCTTACCAAGAAAACTTATCAGAAATTGAAAAAGCCTTAAAAGAAGCTAAAAACAAGGATTTTCAAATAAAAAGTTTTCCTAACTTAAATCACCTATTTCAAACTGCTAAAACAGGTTCGCCAACTGAATATGGCTCAATAGAGGAAACCTTTGCTCCTGTAGCATTAAAAGAAGTTGGAGATTGGATTTTAGCTAGAGTAAGTGTTAATAAATAA
- a CDS encoding lytic transglycosylase domain-containing protein, translating to MKIYKVALVILFLCSIIALSGYFWHYHHIHQYDPMITRIASRYGLDPLLVKSLIYEESYFKKDARSNAGAIGLMQVTPITVKEWTRQTNQDDLNKAFPNASENRDIKTSSSDLEKLLTYPEINLQLGCWYLDNLMKRYSNLDDALPMVLASYNAGPSHAQRWQQLTYQKEKNRKNKYRDLYLEQIDFPETKRYVNSVLVRYNKQKQTFEDSNTISWIFKQ from the coding sequence ATGAAGATTTATAAAGTCGCCTTGGTAATATTATTTTTATGTTCAATCATCGCGTTAAGCGGCTATTTTTGGCATTATCATCACATTCATCAATATGATCCAATGATTACACGTATTGCTAGCCGATATGGACTTGACCCATTGCTAGTAAAATCACTTATTTATGAGGAATCATATTTTAAGAAAGATGCTCGTTCTAATGCTGGGGCCATAGGATTAATGCAGGTTACTCCAATTACAGTTAAAGAATGGACTAGACAAACCAATCAAGATGACTTAAATAAAGCTTTTCCTAATGCTAGTGAAAATAGAGATATTAAGACAAGTTCTTCAGATTTGGAAAAATTACTAACATATCCAGAAATCAATTTGCAGTTAGGATGTTGGTATCTAGATAATTTGATGAAAAGATATTCTAATTTAGATGATGCTTTACCTATGGTTTTAGCTAGTTATAATGCTGGGCCATCACATGCTCAACGTTGGCAACAACTTACTTATCAAAAGGAAAAAAATAGAAAAAATAAATATAGAGATCTTTACTTAGAACAAATAGACTTTCCAGAAACAAAACGCTATGTTAATAGTGTTTTAGTACGCTATAACAAACAAAAACAAACCTTTGAAGATTCAAATACTATTAGCTGGATTTTTAAGCAATAG